The following proteins are encoded in a genomic region of Candidatus Zixiibacteriota bacterium:
- a CDS encoding dockerin type I domain-containing protein: MEMRILKKAILLGLVLFVIYAVPLYGSSIVVSNKYATPGDTAVLIKVSLNNTKPYAGFEFGLNFNSSLLNLNRIEAASRLSGQSGTGYYEFSTGKASLVVFDYSGASLPADSGIIFNLYFDVTSQTTNAYSMISISDVTAVTNDLQYDTVVVKNGVILVGRSYGDANADQKITVADVVYIVNYLFKGGPAPVPLQVADCNCDGQVTVADVIYLINYLFKFGPKPGC; this comes from the coding sequence ATGGAGATGAGAATACTTAAAAAAGCAATTCTTCTGGGATTAGTATTGTTTGTAATTTATGCAGTCCCATTGTACGGTTCATCAATTGTTGTTTCAAATAAGTACGCAACCCCGGGAGATACAGCGGTTTTGATCAAAGTTTCTCTGAATAATACAAAACCCTATGCTGGATTCGAATTTGGCCTGAATTTTAATTCCTCGCTACTTAATCTAAATAGGATCGAAGCCGCTTCCAGATTATCAGGACAGTCTGGGACCGGTTATTATGAGTTCTCTACCGGAAAAGCATCCCTTGTCGTGTTCGATTATAGCGGTGCAAGTTTACCCGCTGATTCCGGCATCATCTTCAATCTCTATTTTGATGTTACCTCCCAAACCACCAACGCCTATTCTATGATATCTATATCAGATGTGACCGCTGTTACAAACGACCTTCAGTATGATACAGTGGTCGTCAAGAATGGCGTAATCTTAGTTGGACGTTCCTATGGTGACGCTAACGCAGACCAGAAGATAACGGTCGCAGACGTCGTATATATAGTGAATTATCTGTTCAAAGGAGGCCCTGCACCTGTTCCACTTCAGGTCGCAGATTGTAATTGTGATGGTCAAGTGACTGTTGCTGACGTGATCTACTTGATCAACTACCTGTTCAAATTCGGCCCAAAGCCGGGTTGCTGA
- a CDS encoding NapC/NirT family cytochrome c, whose protein sequence is MKLDFFKKEKFKRTMVRLVKIMIVLVVFGIILTFIGVEYTAKPKFCITCHYMQPYYDGWKTSTHNRVPCVDCHYPPGVQNELRGKFEAIVSVAKYMTGTYGKSRPWVEISDQSCLRPDCHERRLLQGKVSFGNILFDHTPHLSEMKRGKKLRCTSCHSQIVQRVHMTVTTNTCFLCHFKEVKGEKPLGGCPSCHGAPTSVVEYQGVKFDHQEGVKLGIDCMKCHLQVVQGEGNVSKEKCFNCHTEPERLEKYNDVLLMHMYHVTKHKVDCLRCHDEIKHKMVSMAQTIEVDCNSCHPGHHAAQKELFLGTGGTGTEQMPDPMFLMRVSCTGCHISHKGDQLKGTSAFASPAACVSCHGGNYGQILEEWKKVIGQGLSQMIPALNRAENELKVTQKKGEAYLKSKSLIEEAKGNIDLVREGKGVHNVKYSIQLLQVANQKLKEGMKAIGSSYQVPVLSLPSITPKSECYSCHLGIETKTGTAFGRTFSHQVHLVKANLPCVNCHSNQRKHGELILSAESCNNCHHNKRQDCESCHPVQEAFRKGTRVLDYQPIAPLMPDLGCRDCHTEIKFNQTAEIVRSVCTNCHEKDYVQMLDDKQKEIKDELIKINEFVLQERKKEKLTSEQKKGIEYIQERLDLLEKDKSFGGHNQNLDDKMIQDISAKMKELGG, encoded by the coding sequence ATGAAATTAGATTTCTTCAAAAAAGAGAAATTCAAAAGGACAATGGTCAGGCTGGTCAAGATCATGATAGTCCTGGTGGTTTTCGGGATAATCCTTACCTTCATCGGAGTGGAATATACTGCCAAACCAAAGTTCTGCATCACCTGCCATTATATGCAGCCCTATTATGATGGCTGGAAGACCTCTACCCATAATAGGGTCCCCTGTGTGGATTGCCATTATCCACCTGGTGTGCAGAATGAGCTGAGAGGCAAATTCGAAGCAATAGTCTCGGTAGCGAAATATATGACCGGAACTTATGGAAAGAGCAGGCCCTGGGTGGAAATTTCTGACCAGAGCTGCTTAAGGCCGGACTGTCACGAAAGAAGGCTACTTCAGGGGAAAGTGAGCTTCGGGAACATCCTGTTTGACCATACCCCGCATCTATCTGAGATGAAAAGGGGTAAAAAACTGCGCTGCACCAGTTGTCATTCCCAGATTGTCCAGAGGGTCCATATGACCGTTACCACCAACACCTGTTTTCTCTGTCATTTCAAGGAAGTGAAAGGCGAGAAACCTCTGGGCGGGTGTCCTTCCTGTCACGGCGCCCCGACCTCAGTGGTGGAATATCAGGGAGTAAAATTCGACCATCAGGAAGGGGTCAAATTAGGAATAGACTGTATGAAATGCCATCTCCAGGTGGTTCAGGGAGAGGGTAACGTGTCTAAAGAAAAGTGCTTTAACTGTCATACTGAGCCTGAACGTCTGGAAAAATATAATGACGTTTTGCTTATGCATATGTATCACGTGACTAAGCACAAGGTCGATTGCCTCAGGTGCCACGACGAGATCAAACATAAGATGGTTTCGATGGCTCAGACTATAGAAGTGGATTGCAATTCCTGCCATCCCGGGCATCATGCCGCACAAAAGGAGCTTTTCTTGGGCACGGGTGGAACAGGGACGGAGCAAATGCCGGATCCTATGTTTTTGATGAGAGTGAGCTGCACTGGATGTCATATTTCTCATAAAGGAGATCAGCTCAAAGGAACAAGCGCGTTCGCCTCACCGGCTGCCTGTGTTTCCTGCCACGGAGGAAATTACGGACAGATTTTAGAGGAATGGAAGAAGGTCATAGGTCAAGGGCTTTCTCAAATGATACCGGCTTTGAATCGAGCAGAGAACGAGCTGAAGGTAACACAGAAGAAAGGTGAGGCTTATCTGAAAAGCAAATCGTTAATTGAGGAGGCTAAGGGAAATATAGATTTGGTCAGAGAGGGTAAAGGAGTCCACAATGTGAAATATTCTATCCAGCTTCTGCAGGTTGCCAACCAAAAGTTGAAAGAAGGGATGAAGGCAATAGGCTCCAGCTATCAGGTTCCAGTTTTATCTTTACCCTCGATTACTCCCAAATCGGAATGTTACAGCTGTCACCTGGGGATAGAGACCAAGACAGGAACAGCTTTTGGCAGGACTTTCTCTCATCAGGTACATCTGGTCAAGGCAAATCTTCCCTGTGTGAACTGTCATTCCAACCAGAGGAAACATGGAGAGCTAATCTTGTCTGCTGAAAGCTGCAATAACTGCCACCACAACAAAAGGCAGGACTGCGAAAGCTGTCATCCGGTTCAGGAAGCTTTCCGTAAAGGTACCAGGGTCTTAGATTACCAGCCTATAGCTCCTTTGATGCCGGATTTGGGATGTCGTGATTGTCACACCGAGATAAAATTCAACCAGACCGCAGAGATAGTCCGGAGCGTGTGCACGAACTGTCACGAGAAAGATTACGTCCAGATGCTGGATGATAAGCAGAAAGAGATTAAGGATGAGTTAATAAAGATTAACGAGTTCGTCTTGCAGGAAAGGAAGAAAGAGAAATTGACCTCTGAACAGAAAAAGGGGATAGAATATATCCAGGAAAGACTGGATTTATTGGAAAAGGATAAAAGCTTCGGCGGACATAACCAGAATTTGGATGATAAGATGATTCAGGATATAAGTGCGAAGATGAAAGAGTTGGGGGGATAG
- a CDS encoding cytochrome c3 family protein has product MKLFKVISLIIFAVLLFPALTFSIDLESYSCMVCHGEKKVEYLKSIHFDKGILCTDCHGGDPNSLDPEVSMSSRAGFKGKPSKKELVLLCGNCHADKKKMRQYGILTDQLEYYRTSQHGIALFEKNDANVAGCVDCHGSHTITSIKDPLNKVFPVNLPKTCAVCHSNKKLMGEYKLPYNTLEEYASGVHGKALLEKNDRSAPTCASCHGNHGAAPPGVSEVGNVCGKCHINSETYFAKSPHFEAMQKKKMSQCTSCHSNHAIQYPDLSMFDNTCSKCHDTSSGAYKRGQQIKALILEADDQIDKAKGLIRKAKAKGQDISEYETQLEQANTDMLQVEPVSHTLLLSEVEPVTNGARSVAGDITSSVHNYLESLRMRRVGLGIVWLFIFFVVVVLYLKVKRADEEYELEKEKEKGKA; this is encoded by the coding sequence ATGAAACTTTTTAAAGTAATCAGCCTGATCATATTTGCGGTCTTACTTTTTCCTGCCCTAACTTTTTCCATAGATTTAGAGTCTTATTCCTGTATGGTCTGCCACGGGGAGAAGAAAGTCGAATACCTGAAAAGCATACATTTTGACAAAGGTATCCTCTGCACTGACTGTCACGGCGGAGATCCGAATAGTTTAGACCCGGAAGTCTCGATGTCCTCCAGAGCAGGGTTCAAGGGGAAGCCTTCCAAAAAGGAATTAGTCCTCTTATGCGGCAATTGTCACGCGGACAAAAAGAAGATGAGGCAGTATGGCATCTTGACTGACCAATTAGAATATTATCGAACCAGTCAGCACGGGATAGCTCTTTTTGAAAAGAACGATGCCAATGTGGCCGGCTGCGTAGACTGCCATGGCAGCCATACCATCACCTCAATCAAAGACCCTCTGAATAAGGTCTTCCCGGTTAACCTTCCGAAGACCTGTGCGGTTTGCCATTCAAACAAAAAGCTGATGGGAGAATATAAACTTCCTTATAATACCTTGGAGGAATATGCCTCTGGAGTTCACGGCAAAGCTCTTTTGGAAAAGAATGACAGGTCAGCTCCCACCTGTGCAAGCTGTCATGGAAACCACGGGGCAGCTCCCCCTGGAGTTTCAGAGGTTGGGAACGTGTGCGGAAAATGCCATATCAATTCGGAAACCTATTTTGCCAAGAGCCCTCATTTTGAAGCGATGCAGAAGAAGAAAATGTCTCAGTGTACTTCCTGTCACAGTAATCATGCTATCCAGTATCCTGATCTGTCGATGTTTGATAACACCTGCTCCAAATGCCATGATACCAGCTCTGGTGCCTACAAGAGAGGCCAGCAGATAAAAGCCTTGATCTTGGAAGCAGACGATCAGATCGATAAAGCCAAGGGACTAATCAGGAAGGCAAAAGCCAAAGGGCAGGATATATCAGAATATGAGACTCAGTTAGAACAAGCGAACACTGATATGCTGCAGGTGGAGCCAGTATCCCATACTCTGCTCCTGTCTGAGGTGGAGCCAGTTACCAATGGTGCAAGGAGCGTGGCCGGAGACATAACCTCATCCGTCCATAATTATCTGGAATCGCTGCGCATGAGAAGAGTAGGCTTAGGTATAGTCTGGCTTTTCATCTTTTTTGTGGTGGTGGTTCTTTATCTGAAGGTAAAAAGGGCAGATGAGGAATATGAATTGGAAAAGGAAAAAGAAAAAGGGAAAGCTTAG